In one window of Ruminococcus albus AD2013 DNA:
- a CDS encoding ABC transporter permease, with product MLFKLSISNIRRSLRDYAIYFFTLMIGVSVFYVFNAISGQAAMMKLDESSYEIIDLLSTVLSGISIFVAGVLGLLIVYASRFLMKRRKREFALYMTLGMGKGSISRLLLIETGIIGLGSLAAGLLVGIGLSQLMSALVANLFEADMTAYKFTVSVKAITKTILYFGVMYLVVMIFNSIVVTKMKLIDLMQSGKRSEQIKLKNPIVCVVIFIISAIALGAAYYTVTAGYQDLSRAKFIGSIITGAVSTFFIFWSVSGMLLRTVMSMKGMYFRSLNSFTFRQISSKVNTMVMSMTMICLMLFVTICMLAAAFCIRNSLNKNIKELCPADYDLQFYLNGHYPEHDVMKIVEEEGIDITEDFSEYVHFYTYLDESLTFEKLLGEDAEEIKKSNSMIMFDYPEYIVKVSDYNDLMRLYGRDELELEKDSFIVSCNFKSTKELRDRTLDKGDEINVFGRTLRSQYDDTVDGFISIGSTKTNEGIIVVPDDVITESSPLEMEYFIGNYLSDDKDTAEKTVNNKINELMKNQNFGACMFTSRQEVNRNSAGLGAIATFVGLYVGLVFLIASGAILALKELSESADSVGRYEMLRKIGADEKDLNRSLFRQTGIFFLIPLILAVLHSVFGMNFAVKTLEVFGTEDMGLSITVTSLILALIYGGYFLITFFSSKSIIKERK from the coding sequence ATGCTCTTTAAGCTCTCGATAAGCAATATCCGCAGAAGTCTGCGGGACTATGCGATATATTTTTTCACGCTGATGATAGGCGTTTCGGTCTTCTACGTTTTCAACGCCATCAGCGGACAGGCTGCCATGATGAAGCTGGACGAAAGCAGCTATGAGATAATTGATCTGCTTTCCACCGTCCTCTCGGGCATAAGCATTTTCGTGGCAGGCGTACTGGGTCTGCTGATAGTTTATGCCAGCCGTTTTCTGATGAAGAGAAGAAAGCGGGAGTTCGCACTTTATATGACTCTCGGCATGGGCAAGGGTAGTATATCAAGGCTGCTGCTTATAGAGACAGGTATCATCGGTCTGGGTTCACTGGCAGCGGGTCTGCTGGTGGGCATAGGACTTTCTCAGCTGATGAGTGCACTGGTGGCGAACCTTTTTGAAGCTGATATGACCGCATACAAGTTCACGGTATCTGTAAAGGCGATAACAAAGACGATCCTCTACTTCGGTGTGATGTACTTGGTTGTGATGATATTCAACAGCATAGTGGTCACAAAGATGAAGCTTATTGATCTTATGCAGTCGGGCAAACGCTCCGAGCAGATAAAGCTGAAAAATCCAATCGTATGCGTGGTTATATTCATCATATCCGCCATAGCTCTGGGTGCGGCTTACTACACAGTAACTGCGGGATATCAGGATCTCAGCAGAGCAAAATTCATAGGAAGCATCATAACAGGTGCTGTTTCAACTTTCTTTATATTCTGGTCGGTATCCGGTATGCTTCTGCGCACAGTGATGTCCATGAAGGGTATGTACTTCCGCAGCCTTAACAGTTTCACATTCCGCCAGATAAGCAGCAAGGTGAACACTATGGTAATGTCCATGACGATGATATGCCTTATGCTTTTCGTAACTATCTGTATGCTTGCGGCAGCCTTTTGCATACGCAATTCGCTGAACAAAAATATCAAGGAACTCTGCCCTGCGGATTACGACCTTCAGTTCTATTTAAACGGTCATTATCCGGAACATGACGTTATGAAGATCGTTGAGGAGGAGGGTATTGATATTACTGAAGATTTCAGTGAATATGTTCATTTTTACACCTACCTGGATGAAAGTCTGACATTTGAAAAATTACTGGGCGAAGATGCGGAAGAGATCAAGAAAAGTAATAGTATGATAATGTTCGATTATCCCGAGTATATAGTAAAAGTCAGTGATTACAACGACCTTATGAGACTTTACGGCAGAGACGAACTTGAACTTGAGAAAGACAGCTTTATCGTTTCCTGCAATTTCAAGTCTACTAAAGAACTGCGTGACCGCACCCTTGACAAAGGCGATGAGATAAATGTATTCGGCAGAACGCTGAGATCGCAGTACGATGATACAGTCGATGGATTTATCTCGATCGGCTCAACAAAGACCAACGAGGGTATAATAGTAGTACCCGACGATGTTATAACGGAATCGAGTCCGCTGGAAATGGAATACTTTATAGGCAACTATCTTTCCGATGACAAAGACACAGCTGAAAAGACCGTAAATAACAAAATCAACGAACTGATGAAAAACCAAAATTTCGGCGCCTGCATGTTCACATCGCGCCAGGAAGTTAACAGAAATTCGGCTGGCTTAGGTGCTATCGCTACATTCGTGGGACTTTATGTAGGACTTGTATTCCTGATAGCAAGCGGAGCGATACTTGCGCTGAAAGAGCTTTCTGAGAGTGCTGACAGTGTAGGCAGATATGAGATGCTCAGAAAGATAGGTGCAGACGAAAAGGATCTCAACAGATCACTGTTCAGACAGACAGGCATATTCTTCCTTATTCCCCTGATACTTGCAGTGCTACATTCGGTATTCGGCATGAACTTTGCAGTAAAGACATTGGAGGTATTCGGTACCGAGGATATGGGACTTTCCATAACTGTTACCTCACTGATACTTGCTCTGATCTACGGCGGATATTTCCTCATAACATTCTTCAGCAGCAAGAGTATAATCAAAGAGAGAAAATAG
- a CDS encoding glycoside hydrolase family 9 protein, with protein MQNPMKKIASGLLASVVSLSTAAAMAPFSAFADGEMLGATNFDDGVGLPWHTCETNPAKQSFDISGGTYNVTIENNDGPESRWDLQLRHRKLKIRAGSKYTVHWEVDSTSDGEMYTKIGNYGGTVEVWHNNNTDGTFNQCWNCVKIQKGHNEFDATFTAEQDVEVAEWAFHYGGKGQYQDVDCFPNGTVLKFDNLSLIGVDEWDPSDEMGVVRPESNVRLNQLGYYTKLAKKASYVTDASSPLQYEIRDKNGNVKYKGTTKVFGDDPDSGTGKTTTVKVGNQNVTRFKDSGSYVHIIDFSDFQTKGTYNIFVKDTVGVSGTQVLLNKGANDTKYSNGNLVWTNPKTKKQFVMNKSHDFEISDSIYGEQLLKDSMNYYYQNRSGVPIKSQYITSGDKSKLAHDKYGHNPDTAYVQSKWVKSYDSDFSDGEKSKTIDGTGGWYDAGDHGKYVVNGGISVWTLQNDYEFTKKNGTTKKWTNGTIAIPENTDKAPDILDEARYELEWMFKMIDSDGFVYHKLHDHKWTGLATKSWDYDKEKMENGEKGWGTVRIVKPATYAATFNMIACAAQAARLWKGIDDSFAQECLSHAKSSWTAIMAKESKWNVKQGDSSTDPYFAPLDQAIGGGAYGDTYVVDDAYWAACELFATTGDSTYYSFLKKYSNPNDKSGNDKAFSLTTNLGGGENNGSFSSFNWGCTSGLGTLSLYLNSGKLSSSEQSAIKSSITSAADAYVTQMSKEGMGIPYKGATFQDAINIGEGIDVTGYEWGSNSFVINNAMVLAYAYDASKSSKYLNGAAEALDYIFGRNGLGFSYVSGYGDKTMEWPHHRFWSNGIDPEFPKAPDGVLSGGPGAGMQDPYIGGLGYKRGTLANQKCYVDSAESWSVNEVTINWNAPLVWMTTFMMDNANGGSTPIPTDDYPKNVKANYNTQYHQIQFVWDKVQGADKYGIAVYLAGKWRVQTTNITTNSYVTPKNLTPGMSYKVAVAARVNGKWNTTDPIKNAITVTVK; from the coding sequence ATGCAGAATCCAATGAAGAAAATTGCCAGTGGTCTTCTGGCAAGCGTTGTTTCTCTGTCCACAGCAGCTGCAATGGCTCCTTTCAGCGCATTTGCAGATGGCGAAATGCTCGGAGCAACTAATTTTGATGACGGCGTAGGTCTGCCTTGGCACACTTGTGAGACCAACCCCGCTAAGCAGTCTTTCGACATCAGCGGCGGTACTTACAACGTAACTATTGAAAACAACGACGGCCCCGAGTCCAGATGGGATCTCCAGCTTCGTCACAGAAAGCTCAAGATTCGTGCAGGCAGTAAGTATACCGTACACTGGGAAGTTGATTCTACCAGCGATGGTGAGATGTACACCAAGATCGGTAACTACGGCGGAACTGTTGAAGTTTGGCACAACAACAACACAGACGGCACATTCAATCAGTGCTGGAACTGCGTAAAGATCCAGAAGGGTCATAATGAATTTGATGCAACATTTACTGCTGAGCAGGATGTTGAAGTTGCTGAGTGGGCATTCCACTACGGCGGCAAGGGTCAGTATCAGGATGTTGACTGCTTCCCTAACGGTACAGTCCTGAAGTTCGATAACCTTTCACTTATCGGTGTTGATGAATGGGATCCTTCCGATGAGATGGGTGTTGTAAGACCTGAGAGCAACGTTCGTCTGAACCAGCTGGGTTATTATACCAAGCTCGCTAAGAAGGCTTCTTATGTAACTGACGCTTCTTCACCTCTGCAGTATGAGATCAGAGATAAGAACGGCAACGTTAAGTATAAGGGCACAACAAAGGTATTCGGTGATGACCCTGATTCAGGTACAGGCAAGACTACTACTGTTAAGGTAGGCAACCAGAATGTTACCAGATTCAAGGACAGCGGTTCTTATGTACATATCATTGATTTCTCCGACTTCCAGACCAAGGGTACATATAATATCTTCGTAAAGGATACTGTTGGTGTAAGCGGCACTCAGGTTTTGCTTAATAAGGGTGCAAACGATACCAAGTACAGCAATGGCAATCTTGTATGGACAAATCCTAAGACCAAGAAGCAGTTCGTAATGAACAAGAGCCATGATTTCGAGATCAGCGACAGCATCTATGGTGAGCAGCTCCTGAAGGACTCCATGAACTACTACTATCAGAACCGTTCCGGCGTTCCGATAAAGTCTCAGTACATCACTTCCGGTGATAAGAGCAAGCTGGCTCACGATAAGTATGGTCATAATCCTGATACTGCTTACGTTCAGAGCAAGTGGGTCAAGTCTTATGACAGCGATTTCTCCGATGGTGAGAAGAGCAAGACTATCGACGGTACAGGCGGATGGTACGATGCTGGTGACCACGGTAAGTACGTTGTTAACGGCGGTATCTCTGTATGGACTCTCCAGAACGACTATGAGTTCACCAAGAAGAACGGCACCACCAAGAAGTGGACAAACGGCACTATAGCTATCCCCGAGAACACTGACAAGGCTCCTGATATCCTTGATGAAGCAAGATATGAGCTGGAGTGGATGTTCAAGATGATCGACAGCGACGGATTTGTATATCACAAGCTGCACGACCATAAGTGGACAGGTCTGGCTACCAAGTCTTGGGACTATGATAAGGAAAAGATGGAGAACGGCGAGAAGGGCTGGGGCACAGTTCGTATAGTTAAGCCCGCAACCTATGCAGCTACATTCAACATGATCGCTTGCGCAGCACAGGCAGCACGTCTGTGGAAGGGCATCGATGACAGCTTTGCTCAGGAGTGCCTGAGCCACGCTAAGTCCAGCTGGACAGCTATAATGGCTAAGGAGAGCAAGTGGAATGTTAAGCAGGGCGATTCTTCTACTGATCCTTACTTTGCTCCTCTGGATCAGGCTATCGGCGGCGGTGCTTACGGCGATACCTATGTAGTAGACGATGCTTACTGGGCAGCTTGCGAACTCTTCGCAACAACAGGCGATTCTACTTACTATAGCTTCCTCAAGAAGTACAGCAACCCCAACGATAAGTCCGGCAATGATAAGGCATTCAGCCTGACAACTAACCTGGGCGGCGGCGAGAACAACGGTTCATTCAGCTCCTTCAACTGGGGTTGTACATCCGGTCTGGGTACCCTTTCTCTGTACCTGAACTCCGGCAAGCTCTCTTCTTCCGAGCAGAGCGCAATCAAGTCTTCTATCACATCTGCAGCTGATGCTTATGTAACTCAGATGAGCAAGGAAGGCATGGGCATTCCTTACAAGGGTGCAACATTCCAGGATGCTATCAACATCGGCGAAGGTATCGATGTAACAGGTTATGAGTGGGGTTCCAACTCCTTCGTAATCAACAACGCAATGGTACTTGCTTATGCTTATGATGCTTCTAAGAGCTCTAAGTACCTGAACGGTGCTGCTGAAGCTCTGGACTACATCTTCGGACGTAACGGTCTTGGCTTCTCCTATGTTTCCGGCTACGGCGACAAGACTATGGAATGGCCTCACCACAGATTCTGGTCCAATGGTATAGATCCTGAATTCCCGAAGGCTCCTGATGGAGTTCTGTCCGGTGGTCCCGGTGCTGGTATGCAGGATCCTTACATCGGCGGTCTGGGCTACAAGAGAGGCACACTGGCTAACCAGAAGTGCTACGTAGACAGCGCAGAGTCTTGGTCTGTAAACGAAGTAACCATCAACTGGAACGCTCCTCTGGTATGGATGACAACATTCATGATGGATAATGCTAACGGTGGTTCTACTCCTATTCCTACTGATGATTATCCTAAGAACGTTAAGGCTAATTACAACACTCAGTATCACCAGATCCAGTTCGTATGGGACAAGGTACAGGGCGCTGACAAGTACGGCATCGCTGTATACCTGGCTGGTAAGTGGAGAGTTCAGACAACTAACATCACCACAAACAGCTATGTAACTCCTAAGAACCTGACTCCCGGCATGAGCTACAAGGTAGCAGTTGCTGCAAGAGTTAACGGTAAGTGGAATACAACTGATCCTATCAAGAACGCTATCACTGTTACTGTTAAGTAA
- a CDS encoding response regulator transcription factor: MKKIMIIEDDTVLRDEVATLLKNSGYDVHAVTDLSTALEQMKSSGADLILLDINLPFVGGETLLQEFRKVSDTPVIMLTSRSTEIDEVLSMSFGADDYITKPYNPTILLLRISAVLKRFTKTSGSQMYHDAEVSTVKGSIDRNGKEQVLTKNEMIIFQLLLDRQGEIVTRDDLMTALWDNDEFVNDNALSVNISRLRGKLADLGFEDAIETRKKQGYVLK; the protein is encoded by the coding sequence ATGAAAAAGATAATGATAATCGAAGACGATACCGTACTGCGCGATGAAGTGGCAACTCTGCTAAAAAATTCAGGGTATGATGTTCATGCTGTAACTGACCTAAGTACTGCTCTTGAACAGATGAAGTCCTCGGGGGCTGACCTTATACTGCTGGATATAAACCTCCCCTTTGTGGGCGGCGAGACCCTTTTGCAGGAATTCCGCAAGGTCAGCGATACCCCTGTTATTATGCTGACCAGCAGGAGCACAGAGATAGATGAGGTGCTTTCCATGAGCTTCGGCGCTGATGATTATATCACCAAGCCCTATAACCCGACGATACTTCTGCTGAGGATATCCGCTGTGCTTAAACGCTTTACCAAAACAAGCGGTTCCCAGATGTATCACGATGCCGAGGTCAGCACCGTCAAGGGAAGCATCGACCGTAACGGCAAAGAGCAGGTGCTTACTAAAAACGAGATGATAATTTTTCAGCTGCTGCTTGACAGACAAGGTGAGATAGTCACCCGCGATGACCTTATGACCGCCCTATGGGACAATGACGAGTTCGTCAACGACAACGCGCTCTCTGTGAACATAAGCAGGCTCCGCGGAAAGCTTGCCGACCTTGGCTTTGAAGACGCCATCGAGACCAGAAAGAAACAGGGGTATGTACTGAAATGA
- a CDS encoding sensor histidine kinase → MSFTEYLKDRLSAYMIYLSALVIALIFMSAFHISRECIIIVYVILLIGGAFSELWTFFRKKSFYDKLIYCLDNLDKKYLLVEMTETPDFFDGRLLCDVLRQSDKAMCEHIAEYRRENLEFREYIEMWVHEVKLPVASLQLMCHNDGSTRYSEQLKRIDDYIENVLYYARSRNAEKDYIIKSVSLKRVFSEIAIKNRSELLERNISLSAEGLDIEVMTDSKWLAFMLGQLMGNSIKYEANEIKVYAEDYDDKTVLHFRDNGIGIPESDLPYIFEKSFTGENGRTHTKSTGMGLYIVKMLCTKLGHSVQADSVQGKYTEITIVFGKDKLHDIQQ, encoded by the coding sequence ATGAGTTTCACCGAATATTTAAAGGACAGACTTTCTGCATACATGATATACCTTTCCGCATTGGTCATAGCGCTGATATTTATGTCAGCTTTCCATATCAGCAGGGAGTGCATCATCATAGTATATGTGATACTCCTTATTGGCGGTGCCTTTTCCGAACTATGGACATTTTTCAGGAAAAAGAGTTTCTATGATAAGCTTATATACTGCCTTGATAATCTTGATAAAAAATATCTTCTGGTAGAAATGACCGAAACTCCTGACTTTTTTGACGGCAGACTTCTATGCGATGTTCTCAGGCAGTCCGACAAAGCGATGTGCGAACACATAGCCGAGTACCGCCGCGAAAATCTTGAATTCCGCGAGTATATCGAGATGTGGGTGCACGAGGTAAAACTCCCCGTGGCAAGTCTTCAGCTGATGTGCCACAACGACGGAAGTACACGTTATTCAGAACAGTTGAAACGCATTGATGATTACATCGAGAACGTGCTTTACTACGCCCGAAGCCGCAACGCTGAAAAGGATTATATCATCAAGTCGGTATCGCTGAAACGTGTATTCAGCGAGATAGCAATAAAGAATCGCAGTGAACTTCTGGAACGCAATATTTCGCTTTCGGCTGAGGGGCTTGATATCGAAGTAATGACCGATTCAAAGTGGCTGGCATTTATGCTGGGGCAGCTGATGGGCAACAGCATAAAGTACGAAGCAAACGAGATAAAAGTCTATGCAGAGGACTACGATGACAAGACCGTACTGCATTTCCGTGATAACGGCATTGGTATTCCCGAAAGCGACCTGCCATATATTTTTGAAAAGTCATTCACGGGTGAAAACGGAAGAACTCATACCAAGTCAACAGGCATGGGTCTGTATATAGTAAAAATGCTCTGTACGAAGCTTGGACACAGCGTGCAGGCAGATTCGGTGCAGGGGAAATATACCGAGATAACCATAGTTTTCGGCAAGGATAAGCTTCACGATATTCAGCAGTAG
- a CDS encoding cellulase family glycosylhydrolase, whose product MNSLMKRMAAIASIAALSVSGAATGISAVRTTTASAATVDDCNDDWLHAKGSRLYDKNGNEVWLTGANWFGFNCSEACPHYLWSADADDCLKEIADRGINIIRFPVSSELLVSWMKGKPMPVSSFSCNTDPAYTINADFCEADGKTAKNSMEVFDIMMQKCKKYGIKAFIDVHSPHTDNSGHNYNLWYGKAGVTTDVWIESLVWLADKYKNDDTLIAYDLKNEPHGKGQEGDEAAKWDGSKDENNWAYAATRCAEAILDVNPNALILVEGVEQSMSGAMAGDYWGMPDRRDNSPYIGAWWGGNFRGARKYPIVPKQGTSQIVYSPHDYGPSVYAQTWFNKNFTEETLLKDYWYDTWAYINAEDIGPELIGEWGGHMDGKENQKWMTLLRDYMIKHHISHTFWCLNTNSGDTGGLWDGLGFMAGTGTTIKWNEPKYELFEEALWQTASSGKYIGLDHQVALGKNGISLNEFYSKYSSTEGSNLDGGKKSNGNVNNDTPVVQSIKISSTAGEGSVKLSWNSISNADKYAVYQNVNGSWKQVTETTSTSYNWTGLTYGTNYKVAVVARVNNAWTNDYSNAITVTPKQTTSNADDYPKNIKVNYNTQYHQVQFIWDKVQGADKYGIAVYLAGKWRIQTSNITTNSFVTPKNLTPGMTYKVAIAARVNGKWNTTDPIKNAVTVTIK is encoded by the coding sequence ATGAATAGTTTGATGAAGAGAATGGCTGCTATTGCTTCAATAGCTGCGCTCTCCGTTTCGGGAGCAGCTACAGGCATTTCAGCAGTCAGAACCACCACAGCATCGGCTGCAACAGTTGATGACTGCAACGACGACTGGCTGCACGCTAAGGGCAGCAGACTTTATGACAAAAACGGCAACGAGGTATGGCTGACAGGTGCAAACTGGTTCGGTTTCAACTGCAGCGAGGCTTGCCCTCACTACCTCTGGAGTGCTGACGCTGACGACTGTCTGAAAGAGATCGCAGACCGCGGCATCAACATTATCCGTTTCCCTGTTTCTTCCGAGCTCCTGGTTTCATGGATGAAGGGCAAGCCAATGCCCGTAAGCAGCTTCTCCTGCAACACAGACCCTGCTTACACCATCAATGCCGATTTCTGCGAGGCTGATGGTAAAACTGCAAAGAACAGTATGGAAGTATTCGATATCATGATGCAGAAATGCAAGAAGTACGGTATCAAGGCTTTCATCGATGTTCACAGCCCTCATACCGACAACTCGGGTCACAACTACAACCTCTGGTACGGCAAGGCAGGCGTTACTACCGATGTATGGATAGAGTCACTGGTATGGCTTGCTGACAAGTACAAGAACGACGATACACTGATCGCTTATGACCTCAAGAACGAGCCTCACGGCAAGGGTCAGGAAGGCGATGAAGCAGCTAAGTGGGACGGTTCCAAGGATGAGAACAACTGGGCTTATGCTGCTACAAGATGTGCAGAAGCTATCCTTGATGTCAACCCCAATGCACTTATCCTCGTTGAAGGCGTTGAGCAGTCCATGAGCGGTGCTATGGCAGGCGACTACTGGGGTATGCCTGACAGAAGAGATAACTCACCTTACATAGGCGCATGGTGGGGCGGTAACTTCCGCGGCGCAAGAAAGTATCCTATCGTTCCCAAGCAGGGCACATCACAGATAGTTTACTCACCTCATGACTACGGTCCTTCTGTTTATGCACAGACATGGTTCAATAAGAACTTTACAGAGGAAACTCTTCTGAAAGATTACTGGTATGATACATGGGCATATATCAATGCTGAAGATATAGGTCCCGAGCTTATCGGTGAGTGGGGCGGTCATATGGACGGCAAGGAGAACCAGAAGTGGATGACTCTTCTCCGTGACTACATGATCAAGCACCATATCAGCCATACATTCTGGTGCCTCAATACGAACTCCGGCGATACCGGCGGACTCTGGGATGGTCTCGGTTTCATGGCAGGCACAGGTACAACTATCAAGTGGAACGAGCCAAAGTATGAGCTCTTCGAGGAGGCACTCTGGCAGACAGCTTCTTCCGGCAAGTACATCGGTCTTGACCATCAGGTAGCACTTGGCAAGAACGGTATCTCTCTGAATGAGTTCTATTCAAAGTATTCATCTACTGAGGGCAGCAACCTTGACGGCGGAAAGAAATCTAATGGTAATGTCAACAATGATACACCTGTTGTTCAGAGCATCAAGATCTCTTCCACAGCCGGTGAAGGCAGTGTTAAGCTCAGCTGGAATTCCATCAGCAACGCTGATAAGTATGCTGTATACCAGAACGTTAACGGTTCCTGGAAGCAGGTTACCGAAACAACAAGCACTTCCTACAACTGGACAGGTCTGACCTATGGTACAAACTACAAGGTAGCTGTCGTTGCAAGAGTTAACAATGCATGGACTAATGATTACTCCAATGCTATCACTGTAACTCCCAAGCAGACAACTTCAAACGCTGATGATTATCCCAAGAACATTAAGGTCAATTACAACACTCAGTATCACCAGGTACAGTTTATCTGGGATAAGGTACAGGGTGCTGACAAGTACGGTATCGCCGTATATCTGGCTGGTAAGTGGAGAATCCAGACTTCCAACATCACAACTAACAGCTTTGTAACTCCTAAGAACCTGACTCCCGGCATGACCTACAAGGTTGCTATTGCTGCAAGAGTTAATGGTAAGTGGAATACAACTGATCCTATCAAGAACGCTGTCACTGTTACTATTAAATAA
- a CDS encoding ABC transporter ATP-binding protein: MEKLLRIENIEKYYGSRSSLTKAIDDISMSVSKGEFVAIMGASGSGKTTLLNCISTIDRVTAGHIYLEDSDITEIKGKALNKFRREKLGFIFQDFNLLDTLTAYENIALALSIQKKPVKEIETAVNTVAEQLGITEVLSKYPYQMSGGQKQRVASARAIVTSPKLVLADEPTGALDSKSAKMLLERFRYLNTECGTTIMMVTHDSFTASYASRVVFIKDGKIFNEINRGSDTRKQFFDKIIDVVTLLGGDMSDAL; this comes from the coding sequence ATGGAGAAATTACTGAGGATAGAGAATATCGAAAAATACTACGGCAGCAGATCGAGCCTTACCAAGGCGATAGATGATATATCCATGAGCGTATCAAAAGGCGAGTTCGTTGCTATAATGGGAGCATCGGGAAGCGGTAAGACCACACTGCTCAACTGCATTTCCACCATCGACCGTGTTACCGCAGGTCATATCTATCTGGAAGACAGCGATATCACCGAGATAAAGGGCAAGGCGCTCAATAAGTTCAGAAGAGAGAAGCTGGGTTTCATCTTTCAGGATTTTAACCTGCTGGATACCCTGACAGCTTACGAGAATATCGCACTGGCACTGTCTATACAGAAGAAACCTGTCAAGGAGATAGAAACAGCAGTTAATACAGTTGCAGAACAGCTTGGCATAACCGAGGTACTCTCGAAATACCCTTACCAGATGTCAGGCGGACAGAAACAGCGAGTAGCTTCCGCCCGTGCCATTGTTACTTCTCCTAAACTTGTACTTGCTGACGAACCTACAGGTGCGCTGGATTCAAAGTCGGCAAAGATGCTGCTCGAACGTTTCCGTTATCTGAACACTGAGTGCGGCACAACGATAATGATGGTCACCCACGACAGTTTCACTGCGAGCTATGCGAGCCGTGTGGTATTCATCAAGGACGGCAAGATATTCAACGAGATAAATCGCGGCAGTGATACACGCAAGCAGTTTTTTGATAAGATAATAGATGTAGTAACTCTTCTGGGAGGTGACATGAGCGATGCTCTTTAA